The genomic segment atatttaaatattataaaatgttACTATTGCTACTACTATCATGGGCATATAATTATATTaccattgcaaaattatttggcAACTTATCCTCCAAAAAAGAGGTAATTAACATTGACTGACAAATATGATATAACATTAACACATAAGGAAAAAGGATGGACCATGTCTTTCATTTCTATTCAAATACAAATTTAAATTAACATAGTAGGACAATATTTAAAATAGCTCTTTTcaacaaaatcaagaaaacTCCTACGTCCTAACATATGGCGACCATATTTGATGGGGTTGGATCTCTAAAAACATGTAAATTAAATATCTTTCTAATATACTTCTTTCATCTatgtaataatatttttattaaagattttACAACCAAGTatctatatgatataatataaaagTTGGTCTTTTCAGCATGAGCTACATATAACATTGTCAAGTGTACATAGTAAGGGCAGTTATTAATATTCTCTTAGAAAGTGCTACATGTTActgtattaaaaaattaatcaaaacctccaacctcttcatctttctctgtttttataatattataaatgaTGATAAATCCCATGATTTTATATAAGATAGATAAAtactatatttatatattataaatgaTCATAAATCCTATTTGACTGGTTTTATATAAGACTAATAAGTGATTATAAACTGTTAAATTTATGAGATCCCAAATCTTGAATCCCATTTAAATTACGTAACTTCACATATGAACATCCCAAATCTCAATGTTCTGCTTCATTGGTCATGAGAACTTGACAACCAGAGACCTctcttaagttttttttttttttttttttggtgaaaacgaCCTCTCTTAAGTTTTCATGATTAGAAAAGCTACCAATTATAAATCCTTAAGTTTTCTATTATAATTCCTTGTTTGGATGGGTTTTTTAATTTCTAATGTCAAGAGTAAGAAATATAAAACTTACCAATTAGTTAGGGTGTAGAGAAAGAGTTTTAGCACAATCAGAAATTTATATTAATGCAACACATATATGTTCGAGATGCATCTTTACTAGATTGTATTTAAGTGTGACAAGTGTACATTCCAAGGCTTTTTTTTGttcaacaaaaacttcttaaggAAAGGCCATCTATCAATCTTCTCTTAGAAAAGTgccatatattattatattacaaaACTAATAAGAAGATCcaatttcttcatcttcttcaatattttatctGCATCTACTATgtgcctcttcctcttctttaacTTTTCCTTAACTTTCATCTTCCATGCTACATTATATAGTTATTTATTACGAGTAATAAACAGGCCCTCATCCTACCTTAAATGAAGTTGACTAGGAATTTCGTCTCAAAGATGCCAGCTCTGCAAGAGTTTGTTTATATGTTAAAATGCACAATAAATGccactcttcatcttcttcaatttgttatttttatcttttgtgcACCTTTTCGTCTTGTTtagcttttcctttttcatcttctATGCCACATAAAATATATAGCTATTTATTATGAGTAATAAACAGACCCTCATCACACCTTAAATGAATTTGATTAGGAATTTCATCTCTAAGATGCCAGCTTTGCATGCAAGAGTTTGTTTATATGCTAAATTGCATAATAAATGCCCCTGCAAATTTAGAGTTTTTCATACAAACATCTTCGCAATACATCCAATAGCATAGgattataaataaatacaaGTAAATAAGAATCTAATCTGAATATTTATAGCAGCCATGTAAcattaattaatcaattgatgaaATATTCACCCTTATAAATATCTCTATATTAAAAGAAAATGTGGCTCTGGAAGCACAAAACTTGGTTTTCCAATGCATTATTCAAAACCATATCGTAAGCTAATATGGCTATAGCATTGATAGCTAACAGGTCCAAAACATGTTTATAATCACCCAGCACACACATTAAAACATTTGGTGTACTTATATAATATGTTCAAGACAAACATTATGTAAGACAAACAACATAAAAGAAGGAAacaataagagagagagagagagagaagcagcCAGCAAACTAAACAAAGTGAGTGTTAATGATTTGCTAGCTTCAAGAGACAAAGCATGACACGAATaacattttttaaatttctcatACAGTGGTTTCTTAACCAAGAAGATAATGTTTGAAATTCTGAGAGAAGAAAAAGTTTTCTTCACATTTATAACCAGTGGAAACAAAGAGTATGTAAAACTATACAACATTTCTCATAATATCATTCTCCCTGCATACGCTAAAAAACATAGTGCACAAAACGATTTTCAGCAATATTCCAAAGGTAAGAATATTGTACAATATTTCAAAATCTAgtcctatatatatgtattataaTTATTCTATTAAACTACAATGAAATATACTAACAAACTTCAATTTTCTGCGGATCCATCATGAAAATTATCATCAATTATATATGATTCTTCACTTTGCTTCTTTAGAAGGTAACAAGTACATTTTGCTCACTTAACTTCATTCTCCTAATAATGTCTTGATGCTAATTTcatttttcctattttttcAGGTCTATAATTGTGCCACATCCATACTGAAAAGTTTATATTTGATACTATATTATGCATGTCCTTGACCATACAAGCATTGGTTAATAACACATGCAACATTTAATAAATCACAGAAATACTTTTACACTACTTATAATTTATagtaaaaattattattttataatctcATATAATGCAACTTAATCAAAACTTACAAACATTTATAATTCCTgtctgtgtgtatatatatatatacacacacacatacctAATCCTGCGCAAGGCATGAATCTATAGCAGAGTTttgtataaaaatttattttattttcaattttcagaaaAATTGGTAATCTGACAAAGTTTGTTTATAACTTTATCTATGGCCCTATCCTCAAAAGCATGCCTACATTTACCTGGCAAGATGCATGTATATGCTCATAACAGAATATCAATTATTATATAAGTTACAGATGTTGTTACAAAGCTAGAGGCATTAGTTCAGTAACTTGGATATGAATGATTTTTAGGAAGACATGGCATTCATGCACTTTTTCTTCGTTGTCTAACAATAGTTGACCGAAGTACTAAACAGTCGAAAACGGTGTTTAATGCAGTTGCACCACTTCACTCAGAAGAGTAGATGGAACCTTATTCCCCTTCGACAAGAATGGACCAAAAGCCGCACACGTTCTGCAGCCGCTACGATTCCCCGACGTCATCTCGTCCTCTGTATAAACCAAGCGACCACCCCAGCTTCCgtgaggagagaagagagactCCTGAGTCCTGTCACTGCCTCTTCTTCCCCGTACCAGAACTCCTCTCCCCACATTCTCCTTGCTCttctcctccccttcttctccaatTCCTCTGCTTCGAAACAgatcagcagcagcagcaggtaGCCTCAATAGAGGAGAATGCAAAAGGTAAGCAAGGAAAGTAGATATTTTCGGAACTTTCCcagtttcctcctcctcccttttgGTTTCTACCTTTCAGTTTGGTGATTTCATGCTTCCCTCATTGGCTTGGAAACGTATAAGTTTGATACGAAGAGATCCTGATTTGACAGAGAGCAAGCCAGAGCCCATGTTGGTGTAGCTATCACTGACTGCTCTGAGGctcttagagagagagaggacactGGAGAAAGAGATGAGGTTTGAATTATAAAAAGGAAAACCATAGTGGAAGATTGGGCCATCCCTCTCGTTGACCCATATCTAGCGAGACAATGGGTACCGTGTCTGTCACCTTGTAGCTTTTAATAAATTCTTTTGGCTTCCCCTCGTCTTTATATAGCCTACGACCCCAAGTCCTCTTCCGCCCATTCCATTCCCCATCTTCTCTGTTTCCGCTCTCCGTTTCCTAGTTTAGTGGGTAGTTTTGTTGGGTCGATAGGCGTTTGGGCTGGATTTTATATTATAAACTGTGACCATCCCAATCCCAAGCTATCTCCTTTTCTGGGATTGTGGGAGCCTTGGGTACCGCGTTAAGTGGCCAAGAGTGCTGCCTAGCGAGGAGCAGAGGCTACGCTGTGACCTGGTGTCTTCAATTTTTTCCGTCTTTCTTTCACCCCGTCTCTGGCTCCGCTCTGCTCGTATTTTGAGTTTAAACAGTAGAGGGTCTCGCTTGTTCTCTCTAGCTTACCTGTGCGTCTCTTTGTGGCTGGGGAATAAGATGGGCGAGAACGGTGCAGAGAAGCACAACCAGCAAGCAAGTTTCCCTGCGATGGAGGTCTCCATAGAACTGGGCCACCACCAGCAGCCCCAGGGGGGCTCCAAGTTCTATGACGACGACCAGCGGCTCAAGAGGACTGGTAAAAATCCGAACTTTGGTCTTCAGTTACGCTCCGAATCAAGAATTCTTCATGTTTCTGAATGAAAGGTGGAACTTTTCAGGGACTTTGTGGACGGCGAGCGCGCATATTATCACGGCAGTCATCGGCTCCGGCGTGCTGTCGCTGGCCTGGGCTATCGCGCAGCTCGGATGGGTCGCCGGCCCTGCTGTCATGCTCCTCTTCTCCTTTGTTATCTACTACACCTCTTCTCTTCTCGCCGATTGCTATCGCTTCGGCGATCCCATCACCGGCAAGCGCAACTACACCTACATGGACGCCGTTCATGCCTACCTTGGTTTGTTCCCATCCCTTCCCTAACAAATGACATCATCAggatgaattatttttttattctaataTTCACTTTTTGTGCtttcttctcaatttttttttcaacaagcAGGGGGCTTTAAGGTCAAGTTTTGTGGGGTTATCCAATATGCCAATCTCTTTGGAGTCGCCATTGGCTACACCATCGCCGCTTCCATTAGCATGATGTGAGTAGAGTGAAAACAATCTTTCTTGCTCTATCTCTGCTCTATAAAAAGTTGGAACCTCTGATTTTCTAAATGGATATGTCGATTCTGGGGAACAGGGCAATCCGGAGGTCCAACTGCTTCCATGAGAAAGGCGACAAGAGTCCCTGCCATATATCCAGCAATCCTTACATGATTATATTCGGTGTGTCCGAGATCATCTTCTCCCAGATTCCTGACTTCGATCAGATATGGTGGCTTTCCATTGTCGCTGCCGTCATGTCCTTCACCTACTCTTCCATTGGCCTTGTTCTCGGCATCGTCCAGACCATTGGTAAATCCTGCCGGGCCATCTAACAAAATACTTCAAATTATCGCATAAATTTTTGTCCATTTCCCGCATCCTGATCTCTCTGTTCTCCtctgctcttttttttcctttccaaaCAGAGAATGGAGGTTTCAAAGGCAGTCTCAGCGGGATCAGCATCGGCACCGTCACCGAAACACAGAAGATCTGGCGTAGCCTCCAAGCCTTGGGAGACATTGCCTTCGCCTACTCCTTCTCCATCATCCTCATTGAAATCCAGGTAAGCAACTCAAAAGCAATCGAACTGTAACTTTTACCATGCTTTGCATATACTCTGTTTCACTGATCATATTACTAAAGCAATGGTTTTTGTTTGGTTTTCCTTCAGGACACAATAAAGGCGCCGCCGCCGTCGGAGGCGAAGGTGATGAAGAAGGCCACGATGCTAAGCCTGGCGGTGACGACGTTCTTCTATATGGTCTGTGGCTGCATGGGCTACGCTGCATTCGGCGACGATGCCCCCGGCAACCTCCTCACTGGCTTTGGCTTCTACAACCCCTTCTGGCTCCTCGACATCGCGAACGCCGCCATCGTCATCCACCTCGTCGGTGCCTACCAGGTCTTCTGCCAGCCCCTCTTCGCCTTCGTCGAGAAATGGGCACGTCAAACCTGGCCCAAGTCCACCTTCATCACCAAGGAGACGAGAATTCCCCTCAGCTCCACCAGGTCCTACAATCTCAACCTCTTCCGCCTCGTGTGGCGCTCCGCCTTCGTCGTCCTCACCACCATCATCTCCAtgctcctccccttcttcaacgATGTCGTCGGCCTCCTTGGCGCGCTCGGCTTCTGGCCCCTCACCGTCTACTTCCCCATAGAGATGTACATAGCCCAGAAGAAGGTCCCCAAGTGGAGTACCAGGTGGGTAAGCCTCCAGATGCTAAGCATCGCCTGCCTCATCGTTTCcatctccgccgccgccggctcCATCGCCGGAGTTGTCACCGACCTCAAAGTCTACCGGCCATTCAAGACCAGCTATTGAGCTCAAGGCTGCCGCCTTTTGCTCTTGTTGCTGTTATGTACTGCTATTTCAGTTTCTTTCGCTGTTGTTGTTTGTAATGCTTATCAAAAGTTTAAGGGAATTAATGAATGGATGTTGATTCCCGACCAAATCTTCTTTGGCGTGAGGGTTGAATCTGCGAAAAACGTGGTTAGATTTCGTGCAGAAATTGACGATGGATGGAGTTTACAAGGGGTGGTGGCTCCCATCCTGGCCGCGAGATCGACGGAAGAGACAAGGAGATAGAGGAGTTTGGGGAGAAGGAAGACCATAGAAAAACAAGATACCCTCAACCTTGGTC from the Phoenix dactylifera cultivar Barhee BC4 chromosome 14, palm_55x_up_171113_PBpolish2nd_filt_p, whole genome shotgun sequence genome contains:
- the LOC103701370 gene encoding amino acid permease 3; protein product: MGENGAEKHNQQASFPAMEVSIELGHHQQPQGGSKFYDDDQRLKRTGTLWTASAHIITAVIGSGVLSLAWAIAQLGWVAGPAVMLLFSFVIYYTSSLLADCYRFGDPITGKRNYTYMDAVHAYLGGFKVKFCGVIQYANLFGVAIGYTIAASISMMAIRRSNCFHEKGDKSPCHISSNPYMIIFGVSEIIFSQIPDFDQIWWLSIVAAVMSFTYSSIGLVLGIVQTIENGGFKGSLSGISIGTVTETQKIWRSLQALGDIAFAYSFSIILIEIQDTIKAPPPSEAKVMKKATMLSLAVTTFFYMVCGCMGYAAFGDDAPGNLLTGFGFYNPFWLLDIANAAIVIHLVGAYQVFCQPLFAFVEKWARQTWPKSTFITKETRIPLSSTRSYNLNLFRLVWRSAFVVLTTIISMLLPFFNDVVGLLGALGFWPLTVYFPIEMYIAQKKVPKWSTRWVSLQMLSIACLIVSISAAAGSIAGVVTDLKVYRPFKTSY